A window of the Streptomyces sp. NBC_00250 genome harbors these coding sequences:
- a CDS encoding DUF3566 domain-containing protein translates to MTDTRGQQPSYETYNGPLPGERAGAQQPGTPYHPPQAYGAPASGGTAGGTAGAVRRPRTGARTTPRTRKARLRVAKADPWSVMKVSFLLSIALGICTIVAAAVLWMVMDAMGVFSTVGGTISEATGSNESNGFDLQSFLSLPRVLMFTSVIAVIDVVLMTALATLGAFIYNLSAGFVGGVELTLAEDE, encoded by the coding sequence GTGACGGACACTCGGGGGCAGCAGCCCTCGTACGAGACCTACAACGGGCCGCTGCCCGGCGAGCGCGCGGGTGCGCAGCAGCCGGGCACGCCCTACCACCCGCCGCAGGCGTACGGCGCTCCGGCGTCGGGCGGCACGGCGGGCGGCACGGCCGGTGCGGTGCGCCGGCCGCGTACCGGGGCGCGCACGACGCCCCGTACGCGCAAGGCGCGGCTGCGGGTGGCCAAGGCCGACCCGTGGTCGGTGATGAAGGTGAGCTTCCTGCTCTCCATCGCACTGGGCATCTGCACGATCGTCGCCGCGGCTGTGCTGTGGATGGTCATGGACGCCATGGGCGTCTTCTCGACGGTCGGCGGCACGATCAGCGAGGCCACGGGCTCGAACGAGTCCAACGGCTTCGACCTGCAGTCGTTCCTGTCGCTGCCGCGGGTGCTGATGTTCACCTCGGTGATCGCCGTGATCGACGTGGTCCTGATGACCGCTCTGGCGACCCTGGGCGCGTTCATCTACAACCTGTCGGCCGGCTTCGTGGGTGGCGTGGAGCTCACGCTCGCCGAGGACGAGTAG
- the gyrA gene encoding DNA gyrase subunit A, with amino-acid sequence MADENTPTGTTEEEPVLRIEPVGLETEMQRSYLDYAMSVIVSRALPDVRDGLKPVHRRVLYAMYDGGYRPEKGFYKCARVVGDVMGTYHPHGDSSIYDALVRLAQPWSMRMPLVDSNGNFGSPGNDPAAAMRYTECKLMTLSMEMLRDIDEETVDFQDNYDGRNQEPTVLPARFPNLLINGSAGIAVGMATNIPPHNLREVAAGAQWALEHPDAGHEELLDALIERIKGPDFPTGALVVGRKGIEEAYRTGRGSITMRAVVEVEEIQNRQCLVVTELPYQTNPDNLAQKIADLVKDGKVGGIADVRDETSSRTGQRLVIVLKRDAVAKVVLNNLYKHTDLQTNFGANMLALVDGVPRTLSLDAFIRHWVTHQIEVIVRRTKFRLRKAEERAHILRGLLKALDAIDEVIALIRRSDTVEVARGGLMDLLQIDEIQANAILEMQLRRLAALERQKIVAEHDELQAKINEYNAILASPERQRAIVSEELAALVEKFGDDRRSKLVPFDGDMSIEDLIAEEDIVVTISRGGYVKRTKTEDYRSQKRGGKGVRGTKLKQDDIVDHFFVSTTHHWLLFFTNKGRVYRVKAYELPDAGRDARGQHVANLLAFQPDEQIAQILAIRDYEAAPYLVLATKAGLVKKTALKDYDSPRSGGVIAINLRETDNGAEGIADELIGAELVSAEDDLLLISKKAQSIRFTATDDALRPMGRATSGVKGMSFRADDELLSMNVVRPGTFVFTATDGGYAKRTPVDEYRVQGRGGLGIKAAKIVEDRGSLVGALVVEETDEILAITLSGGVIRTRVNEVRETGRDTMGVQLINLGKRDAVVGIARNAEAGSDDDVDDAEDAEGAVEASEGAVVEAVVVETEAVEGTEPSAGEHEE; translated from the coding sequence ATGGCCGACGAAAACACCCCGACCGGGACCACCGAAGAAGAGCCCGTCCTGCGCATCGAGCCCGTCGGGCTCGAGACCGAGATGCAGCGCTCGTACCTCGACTACGCGATGTCCGTCATCGTGTCCCGCGCGCTGCCCGACGTACGGGACGGCCTCAAGCCCGTCCACCGTCGCGTGCTGTACGCGATGTACGACGGCGGCTACCGGCCCGAGAAGGGCTTCTACAAGTGCGCGCGCGTCGTCGGTGACGTCATGGGTACGTACCACCCGCACGGCGACTCCTCGATCTACGACGCGCTCGTCCGCCTCGCCCAGCCCTGGTCGATGCGGATGCCGCTCGTCGACTCCAACGGCAACTTCGGCTCCCCGGGCAACGACCCGGCCGCCGCCATGCGTTACACCGAGTGCAAGCTCATGACGCTGTCGATGGAGATGCTCCGGGACATCGACGAGGAGACCGTCGACTTCCAGGACAACTACGACGGCCGCAACCAGGAGCCGACGGTCCTGCCGGCCCGCTTCCCGAACCTGCTGATCAACGGCAGCGCCGGCATCGCGGTGGGCATGGCGACCAACATCCCGCCGCACAACCTCCGCGAGGTCGCGGCCGGTGCGCAGTGGGCGCTCGAGCACCCCGACGCCGGCCACGAGGAGCTCCTCGACGCGCTGATCGAGCGGATCAAGGGCCCCGACTTCCCGACCGGCGCGCTCGTCGTCGGCCGCAAGGGCATCGAGGAGGCGTACCGCACCGGCCGTGGCTCGATCACGATGCGCGCGGTCGTCGAGGTCGAGGAGATCCAGAACCGCCAGTGCCTGGTGGTCACGGAACTGCCGTACCAGACCAACCCGGACAACCTCGCGCAGAAGATCGCCGACCTGGTGAAGGACGGCAAGGTCGGCGGCATCGCCGACGTCCGCGACGAGACCTCGTCCCGGACCGGCCAGCGCCTGGTCATCGTGCTCAAGCGCGACGCCGTCGCCAAGGTCGTCCTCAACAACCTGTACAAGCACACCGATCTGCAGACGAACTTCGGCGCCAACATGCTGGCGCTCGTCGACGGCGTGCCGCGCACGCTCTCGCTCGACGCGTTCATCCGTCACTGGGTGACGCACCAGATCGAGGTCATCGTCCGCCGGACGAAGTTCCGGCTGCGCAAGGCCGAGGAGCGCGCCCACATCCTGCGCGGTCTGCTCAAGGCGCTCGACGCGATCGACGAGGTCATCGCGCTCATCCGCCGCAGCGACACGGTCGAGGTCGCCCGCGGCGGCCTGATGGACCTCCTCCAGATCGACGAGATCCAGGCAAACGCGATCCTGGAGATGCAGCTCCGCCGGCTCGCCGCCCTGGAGCGCCAGAAGATCGTCGCCGAGCACGACGAACTCCAGGCGAAGATCAACGAGTACAACGCGATCCTGGCCTCGCCCGAGCGCCAGCGTGCGATCGTCAGCGAGGAACTGGCCGCGCTCGTCGAGAAGTTCGGCGACGACCGCAGGTCCAAGCTCGTGCCCTTCGACGGTGACATGTCCATCGAGGACCTGATCGCCGAGGAGGACATCGTCGTCACCATCTCGCGCGGTGGCTACGTGAAGCGGACGAAGACCGAGGACTACCGCTCGCAGAAGCGCGGCGGCAAGGGCGTGCGCGGCACGAAGCTGAAGCAGGACGACATCGTCGACCACTTCTTCGTCTCCACGACCCACCACTGGCTGCTCTTCTTCACCAACAAGGGCCGGGTCTACCGCGTCAAGGCGTACGAGCTGCCCGACGCCGGGCGGGACGCGCGCGGCCAGCACGTGGCCAACCTGCTGGCCTTCCAGCCGGACGAGCAGATCGCCCAGATCCTGGCGATCCGCGATTACGAGGCCGCGCCGTACCTGGTGCTCGCCACCAAGGCCGGTCTGGTCAAGAAGACCGCGCTGAAGGACTACGACTCGCCGCGTTCCGGCGGTGTCATCGCGATCAACCTCCGGGAGACGGACAACGGCGCCGAAGGCATCGCCGACGAGCTGATCGGGGCCGAGCTGGTCTCGGCCGAGGACGATCTGCTGCTCATCAGCAAGAAGGCGCAGTCGATCCGCTTCACCGCCACCGACGACGCGCTGCGTCCGATGGGACGTGCCACATCGGGCGTCAAGGGGATGAGTTTCCGCGCGGACGACGAGCTGCTCTCGATGAATGTCGTCCGGCCCGGTACGTTCGTCTTCACCGCGACCGACGGCGGGTACGCGAAGCGCACCCCCGTCGACGAGTACCGCGTCCAGGGCCGTGGCGGCCTCGGTATCAAGGCCGCCAAGATCGTGGAGGACCGTGGCTCGCTCGTGGGCGCGCTGGTGGTCGAGGAGACGGATGAGATCCTCGCCATCACGCTGTCCGGCGGTGTGATTCGTACGCGAGTCAACGAAGTCAGGGAGACCGGCCGTGACACCATGGGCGTCCAGCTGATCAACCTGGGCAAGCGCGATGCCGTCGTCGGCATCGCACGGAACGCCGAGGCCGGCAGCGACGACGACGTCGATGACGCCGAGGACGCCGAAGGCGCCGTGGAGGCGTCCGAAGGCGCGGTGGTCGAGGCCGTGGTGGTCGAGACCGAGGCAGTCGAGGGCACGGAGCCCTCGGCCGGGGAGCACGAGGAGTAA
- a CDS encoding rhomboid family intramembrane serine protease: MDPRPSENPHSGLPRCYRHPEVETGIRCTRCEKPICPQCMVSASVGFQCPDCVRNGSGTGHAADANQPRTLAGGRVAADDRLVTKILIGINLAVYLAVLVFGDRLVDELVLIGYAFSPALGEVVGVADGEWYRLLTSTVLHQEVWHILFNVLGLWVIGGIVEPELGRIRYAALCLLSGLSGSVLAYLVAAPNQPSLGASGVVYGLIGAWVVLARRRRHDMRPVVLFVALSLLMTFTRPGISWEAHVGGLVAGLLVTYALVHAPRVRRDLVQYGALALVLLIDLGVVLARSAALT; this comes from the coding sequence ATGGATCCGCGACCTTCCGAGAACCCGCACTCCGGACTGCCGCGCTGCTACCGCCACCCGGAGGTGGAGACCGGCATCCGCTGTACGCGCTGCGAGAAGCCGATCTGCCCGCAGTGCATGGTCTCCGCCTCCGTCGGCTTCCAGTGCCCCGACTGCGTTCGCAACGGTTCGGGGACCGGTCACGCCGCCGACGCCAACCAGCCGCGGACGCTCGCGGGTGGCCGGGTGGCGGCGGACGACCGTCTCGTCACCAAGATCCTGATCGGGATCAACCTCGCGGTGTACCTCGCCGTCCTGGTGTTCGGCGACCGGCTCGTCGACGAGCTCGTGCTCATCGGCTACGCCTTCAGCCCGGCGCTCGGCGAGGTCGTCGGGGTCGCCGACGGCGAGTGGTACCGGCTGCTGACCTCGACCGTCCTCCATCAGGAGGTCTGGCACATCCTCTTCAACGTGCTGGGCCTGTGGGTGATCGGCGGGATCGTCGAGCCCGAGCTGGGCCGGATCCGGTACGCGGCCCTGTGCCTGCTCTCCGGTCTCTCCGGATCCGTGCTCGCCTACCTCGTCGCCGCGCCCAACCAGCCCTCGCTCGGCGCCTCGGGCGTCGTCTACGGCCTGATCGGCGCCTGGGTGGTGCTGGCCCGTCGGCGCCGGCACGACATGCGGCCGGTGGTCCTCTTCGTGGCCCTGTCGCTGCTCATGACGTTCACCCGACCGGGGATCTCCTGGGAGGCCCACGTCGGCGGTCTGGTCGCGGGTCTCCTGGTGACGTACGCGCTGGTGCACGCGCCCAGGGTCCGTCGGGACCTCGTGCAGTACGGGGCCCTGGCGCTGGTGCTGCTGATCGACCTGGGGGTCGTGCTGGCCCGTTCGGCGGCGCTCACCTGA
- a CDS encoding peptidylprolyl isomerase, with the protein MAEQLYAILKTSLGDIEVRLMPFHAPKTVRNFVELAGGEREWTHPATGKVSSDPLYDGTVFHRVIKGFMIQAGDPLGNGTGGPGYEFADEFHPELFFDRPYLLAMANAGPGTNGSQFFVTVGAATWLNRKHTIFGEVADKESRKVVDAIAATATDPHTERPLQDVVIESVVIEKR; encoded by the coding sequence GTGGCCGAGCAGTTGTACGCGATCCTCAAGACCAGCCTGGGTGACATCGAGGTGCGGCTGATGCCGTTCCACGCCCCGAAGACGGTCAGGAACTTCGTCGAGCTCGCCGGCGGTGAGCGCGAGTGGACGCACCCCGCGACCGGCAAGGTCTCCTCGGACCCGCTCTACGACGGCACGGTCTTCCACCGGGTCATCAAGGGCTTCATGATCCAGGCCGGTGACCCGCTGGGGAACGGCACGGGCGGTCCCGGCTACGAGTTCGCCGACGAGTTCCACCCGGAGCTCTTCTTCGACCGCCCCTACCTGCTGGCCATGGCCAACGCCGGTCCGGGCACCAACGGCTCGCAGTTCTTCGTCACCGTGGGCGCCGCGACCTGGCTGAACCGCAAGCACACGATCTTCGGTGAGGTCGCGGACAAGGAGAGCCGGAAGGTCGTGGACGCGATCGCGGCCACCGCGACCGACCCGCACACCGAGCGACCGCTCCAGGACGTGGTCATCGAGTCCGTGGTGATCGAGAAGCGCTGA
- a CDS encoding DUF6344 domain-containing protein: MATAKVKQFWTAFISVLFALLASVGLAGTAAATGQPAVQQPEEPVGPAAATAPVAGERAALASVPAQRAHRWPLVGDRSLPPTIKQRIAAEAHGSSPAARHRSTAGANAAAENDEPAALTELALAAAA; this comes from the coding sequence ATGGCCACCGCCAAGGTCAAGCAGTTCTGGACCGCCTTCATCTCCGTCCTCTTCGCCCTGCTCGCCTCCGTCGGCCTGGCGGGCACCGCCGCCGCGACCGGGCAGCCCGCCGTTCAGCAGCCCGAGGAGCCGGTCGGCCCCGCCGCCGCCACGGCCCCCGTCGCCGGGGAGCGGGCCGCCCTCGCGTCCGTACCGGCACAGAGGGCACACCGGTGGCCGCTCGTCGGGGACCGCTCCCTGCCGCCCACCATCAAGCAGCGCATCGCCGCCGAGGCCCACGGGTCCTCTCCCGCCGCCCGGCACCGCTCCACGGCCGGCGCGAACGCCGCGGCCGAGAACGACGAGCCGGCCGCGCTGACGGAGCTGGCGCTCGCCGCAGCGGCGTAG
- a CDS encoding serine/threonine-protein kinase has translation MGEIFAGRYELVDPIGRGGAGAVWRAWDHRRRRYVAAKVLLQSDAHTLLRFVREQALRIDHPHVLAPASWAADDDKVLFTMDLVAGGSLAHVIGDYGPLPPRFVCVLLDQLLSGLATVHAEGVVHRDIKPANILMDVTGTGRPHLRLSDFGISMRKGEPRLTETNYVVGTPGYFAPEQLLGAEPDFTADLFAVGLVALYLLQGRKPDSQALVEHFLTHGTPGAPEGIPEPLWQVLAGLLQPDPQARFRTATGARKALTAAVDMLPEPRPDEEPVEIFDQLGPLPSGFGPEGPAGPAGPAAPTGFAGDPATAAAPDSVPTPAPTPVPPWQQPPQPHYQPQHPVTPGTVPLAAPVPAAAPVPAASETGSFHLPPPVTHPTPSFEQTPTAAVPYGQAPTHPYTAHPVQVPGQHTAPVSAPADAPGPVRRPGPPPKVTIPVLLLALVCFAVGFWALAQT, from the coding sequence ATGGGTGAGATCTTCGCTGGTCGGTACGAGCTGGTCGACCCGATCGGCCGGGGCGGGGCGGGCGCGGTATGGCGTGCCTGGGACCACCGCCGCCGCCGCTATGTGGCGGCCAAGGTGCTTCTGCAGAGCGACGCGCACACGCTGCTCCGCTTCGTCCGCGAGCAGGCGCTGCGGATCGACCATCCACACGTCCTCGCGCCGGCCAGCTGGGCCGCCGACGACGACAAGGTCCTGTTCACCATGGACCTGGTCGCCGGCGGCTCTCTGGCCCATGTCATAGGGGACTACGGCCCGCTGCCGCCCCGGTTCGTCTGCGTCCTGCTCGACCAGCTGCTCTCGGGACTGGCCACGGTGCACGCCGAGGGGGTCGTGCACCGTGACATCAAGCCCGCGAACATCCTCATGGACGTCACCGGCACCGGGCGGCCGCATCTCCGGCTGTCCGACTTCGGCATCTCCATGCGCAAGGGTGAGCCGCGTCTCACCGAGACCAACTACGTCGTGGGCACGCCCGGGTACTTCGCGCCCGAGCAGCTCCTGGGCGCCGAGCCGGACTTCACGGCCGACCTCTTCGCCGTCGGCCTGGTCGCCCTCTATCTGCTCCAGGGCCGCAAGCCGGACTCGCAGGCCCTGGTCGAGCACTTCCTCACGCACGGCACTCCCGGCGCCCCCGAGGGCATCCCGGAACCCCTGTGGCAGGTGCTCGCCGGACTGCTCCAGCCCGACCCGCAGGCCCGTTTCCGGACGGCCACGGGCGCGCGCAAGGCGCTGACCGCCGCCGTCGACATGCTGCCCGAGCCGCGTCCCGACGAGGAGCCGGTCGAGATCTTCGACCAACTCGGGCCCCTGCCGTCCGGCTTCGGCCCCGAGGGCCCCGCGGGACCCGCCGGCCCCGCTGCCCCCACCGGCTTCGCCGGCGACCCCGCCACGGCCGCCGCACCCGATTCCGTACCGACGCCCGCCCCCACGCCCGTACCGCCCTGGCAGCAGCCCCCACAGCCGCACTACCAGCCCCAGCATCCGGTCACCCCGGGCACCGTCCCGCTCGCCGCCCCGGTCCCGGCTGCCGCGCCGGTGCCCGCGGCCTCCGAGACGGGCAGCTTCCACCTGCCCCCGCCGGTCACGCATCCGACCCCCTCCTTCGAACAGACCCCCACCGCGGCGGTGCCGTACGGACAAGCCCCTACTCATCCATACACCGCTCACCCCGTTCAGGTTCCCGGGCAGCACACCGCCCCCGTGTCCGCCCCGGCGGACGCCCCCGGCCCCGTACGCCGACCGGGACCGCCCCCGAAGGTGACGATCCCGGTCCTGCTGCTCGCACTGGTCTGCTTCGCGGTCGGCTTCTGGGCCCTCGCCCAGACCTGA
- the crgA gene encoding cell division protein CrgA, with amino-acid sequence MPKSRIRKKADFTPPPAKQATSIKLTNRSWVAPVMLALFAIGLVWIVVFYVTDGSMPIESIRNWNIVVGFGFIAAGFGVSTQWK; translated from the coding sequence GTGCCGAAGTCACGGATCCGCAAGAAGGCCGACTTCACGCCCCCGCCCGCGAAGCAGGCCACCTCGATCAAGCTGACCAACCGCAGCTGGGTGGCGCCTGTGATGCTGGCGCTGTTCGCCATCGGTCTGGTGTGGATCGTGGTCTTCTACGTCACCGACGGCTCGATGCCGATCGAGTCGATCCGGAACTGGAACATCGTGGTGGGCTTCGGCTTCATCGCGGCCGGCTTCGGTGTCTCCACGCAGTGGAAGTAG
- a CDS encoding DLW-39 family protein — protein sequence MKKLLLVALAAIGGLLVYRQIQADRAEQDLWTEATDSVPAGSGV from the coding sequence GTGAAGAAGCTTCTCCTGGTCGCACTGGCCGCCATCGGCGGGCTCCTCGTGTACCGCCAGATCCAGGCGGATCGCGCCGAGCAGGATCTGTGGACGGAGGCGACCGACTCCGTGCCCGCAGGTTCGGGTGTCTGA
- a CDS encoding DUF5324 family protein → MTRMDSVRAASDSAKESVLHAAEVVAPYAGTAKDQAAHYAQEARAVIAPKVSKAAQQARAQARAQYDSHVAPHVPPRVDAAAQRAAVKTRQACRQAADYTVPRVEHAVAATGPVLEEAGSRSTAAWAALRGQVTPRDIEKIVKRHERRTRAGHLAKGLVVLGVLVAGAYVAWRWWDKQANPDWLVEPPAPTEVDEEETMLTSVDDSGTSLDPEVEAKENEAEAAAAAEEAAERDERR, encoded by the coding sequence GTGACCCGCATGGACAGCGTGCGCGCCGCGTCAGATTCGGCGAAGGAGAGCGTCCTGCACGCCGCGGAAGTGGTGGCGCCGTACGCCGGCACGGCCAAGGACCAGGCCGCGCACTACGCACAGGAGGCGCGTGCGGTGATCGCGCCGAAGGTCTCGAAGGCCGCTCAACAGGCCCGGGCGCAGGCTCGTGCACAGTACGACTCGCATGTCGCACCGCATGTACCGCCGCGGGTCGACGCGGCCGCACAACGTGCGGCGGTCAAGACCCGCCAGGCCTGCCGTCAGGCGGCCGACTACACCGTCCCGCGTGTCGAGCACGCGGTCGCCGCGACCGGTCCCGTCCTTGAGGAGGCCGGGTCGCGTTCCACTGCCGCCTGGGCCGCGCTGCGCGGTCAGGTGACACCGAGGGACATCGAGAAGATCGTGAAGAGGCACGAGCGGCGAACCAGGGCCGGACATCTCGCCAAGGGCCTTGTGGTCCTGGGCGTTCTCGTCGCCGGCGCCTACGTCGCCTGGAGGTGGTGGGACAAGCAGGCCAATCCCGACTGGCTGGTCGAACCGCCCGCTCCCACCGAGGTGGACGAGGAGGAGACCATGCTGACGTCCGTCGACGACAGTGGGACTTCCCTCGACCCGGAGGTGGAGGCCAAGGAGAACGAGGCCGAAGCCGCGGCCGCAGCCGAAGAGGCCGCCGAACGCGACGAACGCCGCTGA
- a CDS encoding helix-turn-helix domain-containing protein translates to MDAAQQEATARARELQRSWYGEPLGALFRRLIDDLGLNQARLAAVLGLSAPMLSQLMSGQRAKIGNPAVVQRVQALQELAVQVADGSVSAAEATDRMDEVKKSQGGSVLTSSGQSTTGSGAPTVRRVVREIQSLLRSVAAAGDIIDAADSLAPAHPELAEFLRVYGAGRTADAVAHYESHQN, encoded by the coding sequence ATGGACGCAGCGCAGCAGGAAGCCACGGCGAGAGCCAGAGAGCTTCAGCGCAGTTGGTACGGAGAGCCGCTGGGGGCGCTCTTCCGTCGGCTGATCGACGATCTCGGGCTCAATCAGGCCAGGCTCGCGGCCGTGCTCGGACTGTCCGCGCCCATGCTGTCCCAGCTGATGAGCGGCCAGCGGGCCAAGATCGGGAACCCGGCCGTCGTCCAGCGTGTCCAGGCACTCCAGGAGCTCGCCGTGCAGGTCGCCGACGGCAGTGTCAGCGCCGCCGAGGCCACCGACCGGATGGACGAGGTCAAGAAGTCGCAGGGCGGCTCCGTCCTCACCAGCTCGGGCCAGTCGACCACCGGGTCCGGCGCTCCGACCGTCCGCCGGGTGGTCCGCGAGATCCAGTCGCTGCTGCGCTCCGTAGCCGCGGCGGGCGACATCATCGACGCCGCCGACTCCCTCGCCCCGGCCCACCCGGAACTGGCAGAGTTCCTCCGGGTGTACGGCGCCGGGCGCACCGCGGACGCGGTCGCCCACTACGAGTCGCACCAGAACTGA
- a CDS encoding vWA domain-containing protein: MRVRRGTTGGVVAGLFALLLVPAPAAVAETTEDPGGGSLVMVLDSSGSMADPVGGGEDPGRTRMAAARDAVGTVVDGLPDGHPTGLRVYGADRTSGCTDTRLAKPVAPLDRAGLKAAVAALTPRGDTPIGLSLRKAAEDLPEPAPGAITTRTILLISDGEDTCGTPQPCEVAAELAHQGIGLRIDTVGFQVKGEAREQLECVAEAGNGHYYDAPDADALARQLQRAARLSADGYRLRGTRVEGTPARDGAPKIAPGQYLDTIGPGERRYYAVDLDSASTANFAATAVPQPGAAVDTVDKLATSLVWVSGVGDEGNCATKTEIFHQDEGAVPLTSAVSRIPTETRYSTCDKAGRYWLAVERESKPESDAARWPLELVFGVEEPLPAGAVPAQSQPEYGAGGPKATLPTGDPKDVRGGTGFNDAEELGPGVWRDRLLPAQTLWYKVPVGWGQQLRYDVDFANEPTVRGPGSPAMSYGGTEVYTPARHPVGIGTGVFTSQTTYTGHPASLRMGTVPVAWTNRYEPDPNVIPVHTPGGHYIAVTLGADTARLARNPEITVVLRIAVLGEEKAGPEHHARAMDPAKPDESTTRADTGGTGGAGWTGTTAVAVGGGALVLLAGVLIALGRARRRAGTDGRNA; encoded by the coding sequence ATGAGAGTTCGACGAGGAACAACCGGGGGCGTGGTCGCGGGGCTGTTCGCCCTACTGCTCGTACCCGCTCCGGCAGCCGTGGCGGAGACCACGGAGGATCCCGGCGGGGGCAGCCTCGTCATGGTGCTCGACTCCTCCGGCTCCATGGCCGACCCGGTGGGCGGCGGCGAGGACCCCGGACGTACGAGGATGGCGGCGGCCCGTGACGCGGTCGGGACCGTCGTCGACGGCCTCCCCGACGGCCACCCCACCGGACTGCGCGTGTACGGCGCCGACCGGACCAGTGGCTGCACCGACACCCGGCTCGCGAAGCCGGTCGCCCCGCTCGACAGGGCCGGCCTCAAAGCGGCCGTCGCCGCGCTCACGCCCAGGGGTGACACCCCCATCGGGCTCTCGCTGAGGAAGGCCGCCGAGGACCTGCCCGAGCCGGCCCCCGGAGCCATCACGACCCGCACGATCCTGCTGATCTCGGACGGCGAGGACACCTGCGGCACTCCGCAGCCCTGCGAGGTCGCGGCGGAGCTCGCCCACCAGGGCATCGGGCTGCGCATCGACACCGTCGGCTTCCAGGTGAAGGGCGAAGCCCGGGAACAGCTGGAGTGCGTCGCCGAGGCCGGGAACGGCCACTACTACGACGCGCCCGACGCCGACGCGCTCGCCCGACAGCTCCAGCGGGCCGCCCGCCTCTCCGCGGACGGCTACCGGCTGCGCGGCACCCGGGTGGAGGGGACACCGGCCAGGGACGGCGCCCCGAAGATCGCCCCCGGGCAGTACCTCGACACCATCGGACCCGGCGAGCGGCGCTACTACGCGGTCGACCTGGACTCCGCCTCCACCGCGAACTTCGCGGCCACCGCCGTACCCCAACCGGGCGCCGCCGTGGACACCGTCGACAAGCTGGCCACCAGCCTCGTCTGGGTCTCCGGCGTCGGCGACGAAGGCAACTGCGCGACGAAGACCGAGATCTTCCACCAGGACGAGGGCGCGGTCCCGCTGACCTCGGCCGTCTCCCGCATCCCCACCGAGACGCGGTACTCCACCTGCGACAAGGCCGGCCGCTACTGGCTGGCCGTCGAGCGGGAGAGCAAGCCGGAGTCCGACGCGGCCCGCTGGCCCCTGGAGCTCGTCTTCGGCGTGGAGGAGCCGCTGCCCGCAGGGGCGGTCCCGGCCCAGTCGCAGCCCGAGTACGGGGCCGGCGGCCCGAAGGCCACCCTGCCCACCGGCGACCCGAAGGACGTCCGGGGCGGCACCGGCTTCAACGATGCCGAGGAGCTCGGCCCGGGCGTCTGGCGCGACCGGCTGCTGCCCGCCCAGACCCTCTGGTACAAGGTGCCGGTCGGCTGGGGACAGCAGCTCCGCTACGACGTCGACTTCGCCAACGAGCCGACCGTCAGGGGCCCGGGCTCCCCGGCCATGTCGTACGGCGGCACCGAGGTCTACACCCCGGCCCGGCACCCGGTCGGCATCGGCACCGGGGTCTTCACCTCGCAGACCACGTACACCGGGCACCCGGCCTCGCTGCGGATGGGCACGGTCCCGGTCGCCTGGACCAACCGGTACGAGCCCGACCCGAACGTCATCCCCGTGCACACGCCCGGCGGCCACTACATCGCCGTCACCCTCGGCGCCGACACGGCCAGGCTCGCCCGCAACCCCGAGATCACCGTCGTCCTCCGGATCGCCGTCCTCGGCGAGGAAAAGGCCGGACCCGAGCACCACGCGCGCGCGATGGACCCCGCGAAGCCGGACGAATCCACCACGCGGGCGGACACCGGAGGTACGGGCGGGGCAGGATGGACCGGCACCACGGCCGTCGCGGTGGGCGGCGGGGCGCTCGTGCTGCTCGCCGGGGTGCTGATCGCCCTCGGGCGGGCGCGGCGCAGGGCAGGAACGGACGGGAGAAACGCGTGA